Proteins encoded by one window of Companilactobacillus ginsenosidimutans:
- a CDS encoding TetR/AcrR family transcriptional regulator, whose translation MNKRQEQAKATEEKIKQTTMNLLETHSFADLSVEDITNASGVAKGTFYRYFKKKEDIILTLGSQSFVELESSSLNLNKSDISQRMRYYFIHFMELVEKQGIELARQWVSYVVVPKYLNHKFTKWDTDTAAIRKILQDGIDHRELKEDTPVETLANILGTELYGMVSVWCMTGADFTPTDWTVRFCDVQLPQLIEPYLTEQK comes from the coding sequence TTGAATAAACGACAAGAACAAGCCAAAGCTACAGAGGAAAAAATCAAGCAAACAACAATGAATTTGCTTGAGACACATAGTTTTGCTGATTTATCAGTTGAGGACATCACGAATGCTAGTGGTGTTGCCAAAGGTACTTTTTATCGATATTTCAAGAAGAAGGAAGATATTATTCTGACTCTTGGATCACAATCTTTCGTTGAGCTAGAAAGTTCGAGCTTAAATCTCAACAAGAGTGATATTTCGCAACGAATGCGATATTATTTTATTCACTTTATGGAACTTGTTGAGAAACAAGGAATTGAGTTAGCTCGTCAATGGGTTAGTTACGTAGTTGTCCCCAAATATTTGAATCATAAATTTACCAAATGGGATACGGACACCGCAGCTATTCGAAAAATTTTACAAGACGGTATTGACCATCGTGAGTTGAAAGAAGACACCCCTGTTGAGACTTTAGCCAATATTCTTGGTACCGAATTATATGGAATGGTTTCTGTCTGGTGCATGACTGGTGCAGATTTCACTCCAACTGATTGGACCGTAAGATTTTGTGATGTTCAACTACCGCAATTGATTGAGCCTTATCTAACTGAACAAAAATGA
- a CDS encoding GRP family sugar transporter: protein MGVLLALIPAFGWGIQPLIASKVGGSPSNQIFGTGLGSAIIGLIIYSMYGSVSGINFWISFGAGFLWSLGQVGQYISYTQIGVTRTMPITTGLQVVGTSLIGVIIFGEWTGVTAKLIGLLAIILVVIGVTFTAVQEKQQGASAKGSMTRALAVLVPTTIGYWAYGALPKAVDASGIHLFFPEMLGIFVGAIIFNLVTTKGKSFVQKESWMNGLIGIDFGISSLAYLFAAQAAGVATAFVITQLNVVVATLGGLYILHEVKTPKELTYTLSGLALIVVGSVMTAFI, encoded by the coding sequence GTGGGTGTTTTGTTAGCGCTTATTCCAGCGTTTGGTTGGGGTATTCAACCCCTCATTGCCAGCAAGGTAGGGGGTAGTCCTTCAAACCAAATATTTGGTACAGGTTTAGGTTCAGCAATTATTGGTTTAATTATTTATTCAATGTACGGAAGTGTTTCGGGAATTAATTTCTGGATCAGTTTTGGTGCCGGATTCCTTTGGTCTTTAGGCCAAGTTGGTCAGTACATTTCTTACACACAAATAGGTGTGACACGGACCATGCCTATTACCACAGGTCTACAGGTGGTAGGTACTTCACTAATTGGGGTTATCATTTTCGGCGAATGGACTGGTGTGACAGCTAAATTAATCGGCTTGCTAGCAATTATTTTGGTAGTAATCGGTGTAACATTTACTGCTGTTCAGGAAAAACAACAAGGCGCATCAGCTAAGGGTTCAATGACAAGAGCCTTGGCTGTCTTGGTTCCAACTACTATTGGTTATTGGGCATACGGGGCACTTCCTAAAGCAGTCGATGCTTCGGGAATCCACTTGTTCTTCCCAGAAATGTTGGGAATTTTCGTTGGAGCCATCATCTTCAACTTGGTTACAACGAAAGGTAAGAGTTTCGTACAAAAAGAAAGCTGGATGAATGGTCTTATCGGAATAGACTTTGGTATTTCGTCACTAGCATACTTATTTGCAGCTCAAGCAGCCGGAGTAGCAACTGCCTTTGTTATCACTCAATTGAATGTTGTTGTGGCAACACTCGGCGGGTTGTACATCTTGCATGAAGTTAAAACTCCAAAAGAGTTAACTTATACCTTGTCAGGATTAGCACTTATCGTTGTCGGTAGTGTTATGACTGCATTTATATAA
- a CDS encoding Vat family streptogramin A O-acetyltransferase, with protein sequence MALPNPNSIYPNQNLREMVFVKNVITRPNIEVGDYTYYDDINNPENFEKHVTHHYEFLGDKLLIGKFCSIASGIEFIMNGANHVMKGITTYPFNIFGGDWADKVPELEDLPLKGDTVVGNDVWFGQNVTVMPGVHIHDGAIIAANSTVTKDVEPYAVVGGNPARFIKYRFTAEEIMLLEKLAWWNKDIDWVSDHITELTTKKISVTNLQKWINE encoded by the coding sequence ATGGCGTTACCAAATCCTAATTCGATTTATCCAAACCAGAATTTGCGGGAGATGGTTTTTGTAAAAAATGTGATCACGCGTCCTAATATCGAGGTAGGTGATTATACCTATTATGATGATATTAATAATCCTGAAAATTTTGAGAAGCATGTTACACATCACTATGAATTTCTCGGTGACAAGCTGCTTATTGGAAAATTCTGTTCAATTGCATCTGGAATTGAATTTATAATGAACGGAGCTAATCACGTGATGAAGGGTATCACAACCTATCCGTTTAATATTTTCGGTGGCGATTGGGCTGACAAAGTTCCAGAACTGGAAGACCTCCCACTTAAGGGTGATACAGTCGTTGGAAATGATGTTTGGTTCGGCCAAAATGTCACCGTCATGCCAGGTGTTCACATTCATGATGGTGCTATAATCGCCGCAAATAGTACGGTTACAAAAGATGTTGAACCTTATGCAGTAGTCGGTGGTAATCCTGCTAGATTTATTAAGTATCGTTTTACAGCTGAAGAAATAATGCTTTTGGAAAAATTAGCATGGTGGAATAAAGACATCGATTGGGTGTCAGACCACATTACAGAATTAACCACAAAAAAGATTAGTGTTACTAATCTTCAAAAATGGATTAATGAATAA
- a CDS encoding DUF2200 domain-containing protein: MAGERLYKMPFSKIYPLYVQKVDRKNQNVDDLDKVIYWLTGYDEASLQKQIDKNVTLTEFFDQAPEINPSASLITGVICGVRVENIEDPLMQKIRYLDKLVDEVAKGKKMENILRKQK; this comes from the coding sequence ATGGCAGGCGAAAGACTCTATAAAATGCCCTTCAGTAAAATTTATCCACTGTACGTTCAGAAAGTCGATCGAAAAAACCAAAATGTCGATGATCTGGATAAAGTCATTTATTGGTTAACTGGGTATGATGAAGCATCGCTTCAGAAACAAATTGATAAGAACGTGACATTGACCGAATTTTTCGACCAAGCACCTGAAATAAATCCCAGTGCGTCGCTAATTACTGGAGTTATTTGTGGAGTAAGAGTTGAAAACATTGAAGATCCATTGATGCAGAAAATCCGTTACCTTGATAAATTAGTTGATGAAGTTGCTAAAGGTAAAAAGATGGAAAATATTTTGAGAAAACAAAAATGA
- a CDS encoding peptidylprolyl isomerase: protein MAYPQLDLDNQTGTKVTMKTNHGDIKIQLFDEIVPKTVKNFVELAEKGYYNGVIFHRVIPDFMIQGGDPTGTGAGGESIYGGQFEDEFSDELFNLDGALSMANAGPNTNGSQFFIVSNENMPKRMLKDMARSNYPEEIIACYKKGGTPWLDHRHTVFGQVFEGLDVVQEISRVKRDGADKPKDDVVINEIEISK from the coding sequence ATGGCATATCCACAATTAGATTTAGATAATCAAACTGGAACAAAAGTCACTATGAAGACTAATCACGGTGACATTAAGATTCAATTATTTGACGAAATTGTTCCTAAAACCGTTAAGAACTTCGTTGAACTCGCAGAAAAAGGTTATTACAACGGAGTTATTTTCCATCGTGTAATTCCTGATTTTATGATCCAAGGTGGCGACCCAACTGGTACTGGTGCAGGTGGTGAAAGTATTTACGGCGGTCAATTTGAAGATGAGTTCAGCGATGAACTTTTCAATCTTGACGGTGCGTTATCAATGGCTAACGCTGGTCCTAACACAAATGGCAGTCAATTCTTTATTGTTTCAAACGAGAATATGCCTAAGCGTATGTTAAAAGATATGGCTCGTTCAAACTATCCTGAAGAAATCATTGCTTGTTATAAAAAGGGTGGTACACCTTGGTTGGATCACAGACATACCGTTTTTGGTCAAGTTTTTGAAGGATTGGACGTTGTTCAAGAGATCAGCCGTGTTAAACGTGATGGAGCTGACAAGCCTAAAGACGATGTTGTAATAAACGAAATTGAAATCAGCAAATAA
- a CDS encoding NAD(P)-dependent alcohol dehydrogenase — MSNQIKAAVLEELNGEFKLETLNLAPELAPHEVKIHIVASGICHTDEAVRNGQGGDYPFPGVVGHEGSGIIEEIGTAVRSCKPGDHVILCYDYDGYCKNCLNGRPAACLNWNALNMEGVNGDGGTPFSKLDGTPVHNFFNQSAFSTETIVDDRNITVIDDDIDLRKVGPLGCGFVTGSGTVFNGLKPEVGSSLVIFGTGAVGLGALMAGKISGCSKLICVDVVPSRLETAKEIGADYTINSKEEDAVARIREITGGGADYAIDTTGISPVMQQAFDSLTSGGKVAPLAVTRHEFKIEHPFADLTAYEKSVIGVLMGDAVPQKSIPQLIEFWKDGKFPFDKLEKFYKFDEINQANADSASGKVIKPVLIIDEDYTV, encoded by the coding sequence ATGTCAAATCAAATTAAAGCAGCAGTTCTTGAAGAACTAAATGGTGAATTCAAACTAGAAACACTTAACTTAGCCCCAGAATTAGCGCCTCATGAGGTTAAAATCCATATCGTCGCAAGTGGTATCTGCCATACCGATGAAGCTGTTAGAAATGGTCAAGGTGGGGATTATCCATTCCCTGGTGTCGTTGGTCATGAAGGTTCAGGTATTATTGAGGAAATTGGTACAGCTGTTCGTTCTTGTAAACCAGGCGATCACGTTATCCTTTGTTACGATTATGATGGCTACTGTAAAAACTGTCTAAATGGTCGTCCAGCAGCATGTCTTAACTGGAATGCTTTAAACATGGAAGGTGTTAACGGTGATGGTGGTACTCCATTTTCAAAATTAGACGGAACACCTGTACACAATTTCTTCAACCAATCAGCTTTCTCAACAGAAACAATTGTTGATGATAGAAATATTACTGTAATTGATGACGATATTGACCTCAGAAAAGTTGGACCTCTCGGCTGTGGATTTGTTACCGGATCAGGAACCGTCTTCAATGGATTGAAACCTGAAGTTGGTAGTTCACTAGTAATCTTCGGAACTGGTGCTGTTGGTTTAGGTGCCCTCATGGCTGGTAAAATCAGCGGTTGTTCCAAATTAATTTGTGTTGATGTTGTTCCTTCACGTTTGGAGACTGCTAAAGAAATCGGTGCAGACTACACTATCAATAGTAAAGAAGAAGATGCAGTCGCAAGAATCCGTGAGATTACAGGCGGTGGTGCCGATTATGCAATTGACACTACTGGTATTTCTCCTGTCATGCAACAAGCTTTCGATTCATTAACATCTGGTGGTAAAGTTGCTCCACTAGCTGTTACAAGACATGAATTCAAGATTGAACATCCCTTTGCTGACTTAACAGCCTACGAAAAATCAGTTATCGGTGTCCTAATGGGAGATGCAGTTCCACAAAAATCAATTCCACAATTAATCGAATTCTGGAAAGATGGCAAATTCCCGTTTGATAAACTAGAGAAATTTTATAAATTTGATGAAATAAATCAAGCAAATGCTGACTCTGCCAGTGGTAAAGTTATCAAACCAGTTCTCATTATCGACGAGGACTACACGGTTTAA
- a CDS encoding YeiH family protein has product MFVKFMERGFIYAILMTLVCSILGTLLGGLPYLSIIGALVMSLILGMAFQLYRPAIQKAEVGIGFISNKFLRLGIILLGFKLNLIDLAHAGVKTILVAMVVVTGVIILTYNIARKLGVNKQLAILTASGTGICGAAAVMGISPQIKVSKDQEHNKRNDEVLAVAIVAILGTLFTLIEISIKPLLHMSPSQFGVMAGGSLHEIAHAIATGGAAGPVSLDAAIITKLSRVLMLAPAALIIGIWYHHSEKNSTDNTKQKLPIPWFMAGFLLASVIGTFVPMPANVLSWLVKLAYLVLGMAMAALGMSVNFKAFVSSGRNAVIAALSSSVILLAFMIIVAKSFF; this is encoded by the coding sequence ATGTTTGTTAAATTTATGGAACGTGGATTTATTTATGCAATATTAATGACTCTGGTATGTTCAATATTAGGAACACTTTTAGGCGGATTGCCTTACCTGTCAATCATTGGGGCGTTAGTCATGTCATTAATTCTCGGGATGGCTTTCCAATTATATCGACCAGCAATTCAAAAAGCTGAAGTCGGAATCGGATTTATCTCCAATAAATTTTTACGATTAGGAATTATCCTATTGGGATTTAAATTGAACCTAATTGATTTGGCTCACGCCGGTGTTAAAACAATTCTTGTTGCAATGGTAGTTGTAACAGGTGTCATAATTCTGACGTACAATATCGCTCGAAAACTTGGTGTGAACAAACAGCTGGCTATCTTGACAGCTAGTGGGACTGGAATTTGTGGAGCTGCGGCCGTTATGGGGATTTCACCGCAAATTAAAGTTAGCAAGGATCAAGAACATAATAAGCGAAATGACGAAGTGCTAGCCGTTGCTATTGTGGCAATTTTAGGGACACTCTTTACTTTGATTGAAATATCGATTAAACCGTTGCTACATATGTCACCTTCACAATTTGGGGTTATGGCTGGTGGCTCACTACATGAAATTGCACATGCAATTGCTACCGGTGGAGCTGCAGGTCCAGTTAGTTTGGATGCAGCTATTATTACTAAGCTTTCTAGAGTGTTGATGCTTGCACCAGCAGCCTTGATTATTGGAATTTGGTATCACCATTCTGAGAAAAATTCAACTGATAATACTAAACAGAAATTACCTATTCCTTGGTTTATGGCTGGGTTCTTATTGGCCAGTGTTATCGGCACGTTCGTTCCTATGCCAGCCAATGTGTTGAGTTGGTTAGTTAAATTAGCTTATCTGGTTCTAGGTATGGCTATGGCTGCATTGGGAATGTCAGTCAACTTCAAAGCGTTCGTAAGTAGTGGGAGAAATGCCGTTATAGCAGCGTTATCATCTTCAGTTATATTATTAGCATTCATGATAATCGTAGCTAAATCATTCTTTTAA
- a CDS encoding LysR family transcriptional regulator, protein MLDKRFQTLIVVSETLSFTATARKLFITQPAVSQQIYSLEDELNLKLVDSTNHKISLTNEGKKLAAYCKQVEIEGGRIIDILQQTDNSNPFKMGCTLSLSSILLPKFIHHLAGKSKVLTTKINNTEHILQDIRDGKVDFGLIEGNFNKDEFDSIFIQNENFICVANPHLRISKYIIEELFSQNIFVREPGSGSREIFEHWLGTQNHQISDFQHIVEIASPNVIIQLLKQSPGISFIYESLVKTELENGQLKKLDLKGLSIEHPIHLVFSKNSYFTDTYQQLVSSVLHQ, encoded by the coding sequence ATGTTAGATAAAAGATTTCAAACTTTGATAGTCGTATCTGAAACACTTTCGTTCACTGCGACTGCCCGAAAACTATTTATCACTCAACCAGCGGTATCCCAACAAATTTATTCTTTGGAAGATGAACTAAATTTGAAACTAGTTGATTCTACCAATCACAAAATAAGTCTGACTAATGAGGGAAAAAAATTAGCTGCGTATTGTAAGCAAGTTGAAATTGAGGGTGGCCGAATAATTGATATCCTTCAGCAAACAGACAATTCTAATCCATTCAAAATGGGCTGTACTCTATCACTGAGCTCAATTTTGCTACCGAAATTCATCCACCATTTGGCTGGGAAATCAAAGGTATTGACTACTAAAATCAATAATACTGAACATATTTTACAAGACATTCGTGACGGCAAAGTCGATTTTGGATTGATCGAAGGTAATTTCAATAAAGATGAATTCGATTCTATCTTCATACAAAACGAGAATTTTATTTGTGTTGCTAATCCTCATTTGAGAATATCGAAGTATATAATAGAAGAATTATTCTCACAAAATATTTTCGTAAGGGAACCAGGCTCTGGTAGTCGTGAAATTTTTGAACATTGGCTAGGAACACAAAATCACCAAATATCAGATTTTCAACACATCGTCGAAATTGCCAGTCCAAATGTCATAATCCAACTTTTGAAGCAAAGCCCTGGTATTAGTTTTATTTATGAATCATTGGTTAAAACTGAACTTGAAAATGGCCAGCTAAAAAAACTAGATCTCAAGGGGCTCTCAATTGAGCACCCTATCCATCTAGTTTTTTCAAAAAATAGTTATTTTACTGACACCTATCAGCAATTAGTTAGTTCTGTTCTTCATCAATAA
- a CDS encoding GNAT family N-acetyltransferase has protein sequence MNILTKKIITRSLPEYKQAKKLYFEAFPKAEREPWFWLMLRSKKQYIEFIGFFNNGKLVGTAYNMSKGDLTYIFYLAVNPELRGGGYGSKILKDIVQMYAGHRFCLSAEKPDSKAANAEQRERRIAFYKRNGFNDFGKVAVEDGVTYTMLSYGDADFEKQEYIDLQAYFSGIFTPFAKIKFIDEEQN, from the coding sequence ATCAATATTTTAACTAAGAAGATAATTACTCGATCATTACCTGAATACAAGCAAGCTAAGAAATTATATTTTGAAGCATTTCCAAAAGCAGAACGTGAGCCTTGGTTTTGGCTAATGTTACGTTCCAAAAAACAATATATCGAATTTATTGGATTCTTCAATAACGGCAAACTTGTTGGTACTGCCTACAATATGAGTAAAGGTGACTTGACGTATATCTTTTATTTGGCTGTTAACCCAGAACTTCGTGGTGGTGGATACGGAAGTAAAATTTTGAAAGACATTGTTCAAATGTATGCCGGACATCGTTTTTGCTTGAGCGCTGAAAAGCCTGATTCGAAAGCTGCCAATGCAGAGCAACGTGAACGTAGAATAGCGTTTTACAAACGAAACGGATTCAATGATTTTGGAAAAGTCGCAGTCGAAGATGGTGTAACATATACTATGCTGTCATATGGTGATGCTGATTTTGAGAAACAAGAATATATTGATCTACAAGCTTATTTCTCTGGAATATTTACTCCGTTTGCCAAGATTAAATTTATTGATGAAGAACAGAACTAA
- a CDS encoding MFS transporter — protein sequence MSDNQPITRSWQKNIYPFLTGQFVSGVTSMIVQYAIIWYLTKRTGSATILSLATLVGMLPMVLLSPLIGPFVDRHNKKGLLIIPDIVSASVAIVLSIVALINTNIPIWIIFIGLFIRSVAQTFQMPTIQSMMPPMVPKKQLTRVNGQLGVVQNSNLIIAPALGALLFAIVPLPLLVLLDPIGAMFATPINLWIRIPEHPVFDQKIRLMDDVKFGLNKLRGKKGLWILTLLGTAYTLLFMPATTMYPLMTLSYFHGSVGEAGIIEGIFSGGMLIGGAIIGVFGKWKNRVLPILLSMSVLGIAFIFSGNLSGDMKGLIWFGILNGIAGIASPFFSTLLIAMLQQSFPSEMLGRVMGIFNSLMNISGPVGLILAGPLADKIGVNSLFIIAGIGTLICGLLLIAIPVARKYDVNLQISLDEK from the coding sequence ATGTCTGACAATCAACCAATAACCAGAAGCTGGCAGAAAAATATTTATCCGTTTTTAACCGGACAGTTTGTCTCAGGCGTCACAAGCATGATTGTTCAATATGCCATCATTTGGTACCTAACCAAACGCACAGGTTCAGCAACCATTTTGAGCTTGGCAACTTTAGTAGGAATGCTGCCAATGGTGTTGTTGAGCCCATTAATTGGTCCCTTCGTCGACCGTCATAATAAAAAAGGATTATTAATAATACCCGATATTGTGTCAGCCTCAGTGGCGATTGTCCTTTCCATCGTTGCACTTATTAATACTAATATCCCAATTTGGATAATATTTATCGGACTGTTCATTCGTTCTGTTGCTCAGACCTTCCAGATGCCAACAATCCAGTCGATGATGCCGCCAATGGTACCAAAGAAGCAGTTGACTAGGGTGAATGGTCAACTAGGAGTGGTCCAAAATTCCAATTTGATTATCGCACCCGCTTTGGGCGCATTGTTATTTGCGATAGTTCCTCTACCTTTATTAGTATTACTGGATCCAATAGGTGCAATGTTTGCAACACCAATAAATCTCTGGATAAGAATTCCTGAACATCCAGTGTTTGACCAAAAGATACGATTAATGGATGACGTGAAATTTGGATTGAATAAGCTCCGTGGCAAAAAAGGTTTATGGATATTAACGCTGTTGGGAACAGCCTATACGCTGCTATTCATGCCGGCAACGACAATGTATCCATTGATGACACTCTCATATTTTCATGGAAGTGTTGGTGAAGCAGGTATCATTGAAGGAATCTTTTCTGGAGGGATGTTGATTGGTGGCGCGATAATTGGTGTCTTTGGAAAATGGAAAAACCGTGTGCTGCCAATACTTCTGTCAATGTCAGTCTTGGGTATTGCCTTTATTTTTAGTGGTAATTTATCGGGCGACATGAAAGGCCTTATTTGGTTTGGAATTCTGAATGGAATTGCTGGAATCGCCTCACCATTTTTCAGTACGCTTTTAATCGCCATGCTTCAACAAAGCTTCCCATCAGAAATGTTAGGCAGGGTTATGGGAATATTCAATTCATTGATGAATATATCCGGCCCAGTTGGATTGATTCTAGCAGGTCCTTTAGCTGATAAAATAGGTGTTAATAGTCTGTTTATTATTGCAGGCATTGGGACTTTGATTTGCGGATTACTATTAATAGCAATTCCAGTTGCACGCAAATATGATGTCAATTTACAGATTTCACTGGATGAAAAGTAG